From the Octadecabacter antarcticus 307 genome, one window contains:
- the glyA gene encoding serine hydroxymethyltransferase, giving the protein MNARTKDTGFFTESLATRDPEIAAAIGAELGRQRKEIELIASENIVSAAVMEAQGSVMTNKYAEGYPGRRYYGGCQHVDVAENLAIDRAKKLFDCEFVNVQPNSGSQANQGVFQALIKPGDTILGMSLDAGGHLTHGAKPNQSGKIYNAIQYGVKQADSLLDYDQVQALATEHRPKLIIAGGSAIPRIIDFKRMREIADSVDAYLLVDMAHFAGMVATGLYPSPFPHAHVATTTTHKTLRGPRGGMILTNDEALAKKFNSAIFPGIQGGPLMHVIAGKAVAFAEALRPEFKAYQEQVVKNAQALADQLIKGGLDIVTGGTDSHLVLVDLRPKGVKGNDTEAALERAHITCNKNGIPFDPEKPMVTSGVRLGSPAGTTRGFTETEFRQVADWIVEVVDGLATNGADGNAEVEAKVRTEVEALCDTFPIYPNL; this is encoded by the coding sequence ATGAATGCCCGCACCAAAGACACCGGTTTCTTCACCGAAAGCCTTGCGACCCGTGACCCCGAAATTGCTGCGGCGATTGGTGCGGAACTGGGTCGTCAGCGAAAAGAGATCGAACTGATCGCATCAGAAAACATCGTCTCTGCCGCCGTGATGGAAGCCCAAGGCAGCGTTATGACCAACAAATACGCCGAAGGTTACCCGGGCCGCCGCTACTATGGCGGATGCCAACACGTTGATGTCGCTGAAAATTTAGCCATTGATCGCGCCAAAAAGTTGTTTGATTGTGAATTTGTGAACGTGCAGCCAAACTCTGGCAGTCAAGCCAATCAAGGTGTGTTTCAGGCGCTGATCAAGCCCGGCGATACCATTCTCGGCATGTCGCTGGACGCGGGCGGCCACTTGACCCACGGCGCAAAACCGAACCAATCGGGCAAGATTTACAACGCGATCCAATACGGGGTAAAGCAGGCCGACAGCCTATTAGACTATGATCAGGTTCAGGCATTGGCGACCGAGCATCGCCCGAAACTGATCATCGCTGGCGGGTCCGCCATCCCGCGCATCATTGATTTCAAACGCATGCGCGAGATTGCGGACAGCGTTGACGCCTACCTGCTGGTCGACATGGCGCATTTCGCGGGTATGGTCGCGACGGGTTTGTACCCTTCACCTTTTCCCCACGCCCACGTTGCCACAACGACAACGCACAAAACCCTGCGCGGCCCGCGCGGTGGCATGATCCTGACCAACGACGAAGCCCTCGCCAAGAAATTCAACTCAGCTATCTTCCCGGGCATCCAAGGCGGGCCGTTGATGCACGTTATAGCGGGCAAGGCCGTCGCATTCGCAGAGGCGTTGCGCCCCGAATTCAAAGCCTATCAAGAACAGGTCGTGAAGAATGCACAAGCGCTGGCAGATCAATTGATCAAAGGTGGCTTAGACATCGTTACAGGCGGCACAGACAGCCACCTGGTGCTCGTCGATCTGCGGCCCAAAGGCGTCAAAGGTAATGACACCGAAGCAGCGCTCGAACGCGCCCACATCACCTGCAACAAAAACGGCATCCCGTTCGACCCTGAAAAGCCGATGGTGACATCAGGCGTGCGTTTGGGATCACCCGCGGGCACAACGCGTGGATTCACCGAGACCGAATTCCGCCAAGTCGCTGATTGGATTGTCGAAGTGGTCGACGGTTTGGCGACGAACGGTGCGGACGGCAATGCAGAAGTCGAGGCCAAGGTGAGAACGGAAGTTGAAGCGCTCTGCGATACCTTCCCGATTTATCCCAACCTTTGA
- a CDS encoding DUF817 domain-containing protein codes for MQQPQSFDTTVGHPLRAKLPAPLAEVATFALKHLWAGLFGGLLLFAVICTNAIWADHWPIERYDALFAFAVLIQAAMLLFKFETWQEAKVIALFHFTGTAMEIFKVNAGSWAYPEDAFFMVMNVPLFSGFMYASVGSYIARVIRIFDMRFTPYPPFRVTAVLAVAIYVNFFSHHYLPDLRLALFAATVIVFWRTRVVFKVERQYALPLPLAALCTSFFLWIAENVGTLTGTWVYAGSCAFEMASIGKMGSWYLLLYVAFVTVTLVVREPLNIKGSRATSERSAAPPRQGSD; via the coding sequence ATGCAGCAACCCCAATCCTTTGACACCACCGTAGGCCACCCCTTGCGTGCCAAGCTTCCCGCCCCACTGGCTGAGGTCGCTACTTTCGCACTGAAACACCTGTGGGCCGGCCTGTTTGGTGGGCTTCTGCTGTTTGCGGTCATTTGCACAAATGCAATCTGGGCCGATCATTGGCCTATCGAACGATATGATGCACTTTTCGCCTTTGCGGTCTTAATACAGGCGGCTATGTTGTTGTTTAAGTTCGAAACTTGGCAAGAAGCTAAAGTCATCGCACTGTTTCACTTCACCGGAACCGCCATGGAGATTTTCAAGGTTAACGCCGGATCATGGGCCTACCCAGAAGACGCGTTTTTCATGGTGATGAACGTGCCGCTGTTCAGTGGGTTTATGTATGCATCCGTCGGCAGCTACATCGCGCGGGTCATCAGAATTTTCGACATGCGTTTCACCCCCTACCCGCCCTTCAGGGTCACTGCCGTGCTGGCTGTGGCGATATATGTGAACTTCTTTTCACACCACTATTTACCCGATCTCCGATTGGCGCTTTTCGCGGCCACCGTGATCGTATTTTGGCGCACCCGCGTTGTGTTCAAAGTGGAACGACAATACGCCCTTCCCCTCCCCCTCGCCGCCCTGTGCACGAGCTTCTTTTTATGGATCGCCGAGAACGTCGGCACCTTGACCGGCACTTGGGTCTACGCCGGATCATGCGCCTTTGAGATGGCGTCGATCGGCAAAATGGGCAGCTGGTACTTGTTGCTTTACGTGGCCTTCGTAACAGTGACTTTGGTAGTCCGCGAACCGCTGAATATCAAAGGTAGCCGCGCCACATCAGAAAGATCAGCAGCGCCGCCGCGACAAGGATCAGATTGA
- a CDS encoding alpha/beta fold hydrolase, with protein MLNVLTHGDPSLPKILIAHGLFGSGRNWGVIAKRLSDQFHVICPDMRNHGASPWFNTQSYFDMADDLAALLDQPTFVVGHSMGGKAAMVMALKYPHLINRLVVADIAPVAYLHSQSQHIDAMRAVDLSGVERRSDAGENLDPDVRDFLLQSFDVKGKKWLLNLDVLAAEMPKIIGFPEVSGSFDGPTLFLSGGDSDYVAPKYRPVIKGLFPNARFAKIPDAGHWLHAQKPREFEATLRAFFA; from the coding sequence ATGCTGAATGTCCTCACTCACGGCGACCCGTCGCTGCCTAAAATATTGATTGCGCACGGACTTTTTGGATCAGGCCGCAACTGGGGCGTCATTGCAAAACGGCTGTCCGATCAGTTCCATGTGATCTGTCCGGACATGCGCAATCACGGCGCAAGCCCTTGGTTTAACACGCAAAGTTATTTCGATATGGCCGATGATCTGGCCGCGCTGTTGGATCAGCCAACCTTTGTGGTTGGCCATTCAATGGGGGGTAAGGCCGCCATGGTTATGGCGCTGAAATACCCACATCTTATCAATAGGTTAGTTGTCGCCGACATTGCGCCGGTCGCCTATTTGCACAGTCAATCCCAGCACATCGATGCGATGCGCGCCGTGGATTTAAGCGGGGTTGAGCGGCGATCGGATGCAGGCGAAAACCTAGACCCGGATGTCCGGGATTTCCTGCTGCAATCCTTTGATGTTAAAGGGAAAAAATGGCTTCTGAACCTCGACGTTCTGGCGGCTGAAATGCCAAAGATCATCGGGTTTCCCGAGGTGTCAGGGTCATTTGACGGGCCTACTTTATTCCTCTCGGGCGGCGACAGCGACTATGTTGCGCCGAAATACCGCCCTGTTATCAAGGGCTTATTTCCCAACGCACGGTTCGCAAAGATACCGGATGCGGGCCACTGGCTGCACGCCCAAAAACCGCGTGAATTTGAGGCGACTTTGCGGGCGTTCTTCGCCTAA
- a CDS encoding DUF4145 domain-containing protein has translation MPQTPFNWACPYCGQSTTITYVNFDSGTIEFNITKSDNSDYNLSAEAISCPNPECGKTLVEATFWKNGFKETSGRKKWKAIKALNKWPLLPRSSAKPMPHFVPEEIRSNYEEACLIQNDSPKASATMSRRCLQGIVRDFWNIPASKMGNLGAEISYIRDRIDEDTFESIKAVREVGDIGAHMEKSVDTIVDVEPEEAALLIELIETLVLDWYVAKHRRANRNKQLQDTVAAKRSAKKASKVNMKQIEDQSDK, from the coding sequence GTGCCACAAACACCATTTAATTGGGCTTGCCCATATTGTGGCCAATCAACCACGATCACTTATGTCAATTTTGATTCGGGAACTATAGAATTTAACATAACAAAATCAGATAATTCCGATTATAATCTGTCTGCAGAAGCGATCAGCTGCCCCAATCCAGAATGTGGAAAAACTTTGGTAGAGGCAACTTTTTGGAAAAATGGTTTCAAAGAGACTAGTGGTAGAAAAAAATGGAAGGCTATCAAAGCCTTAAACAAATGGCCCTTGCTACCTCGATCTTCTGCAAAACCGATGCCCCACTTCGTGCCGGAAGAAATTCGTAGTAACTACGAAGAAGCTTGCCTGATCCAAAACGATAGCCCCAAGGCATCGGCTACAATGTCGAGGCGATGCCTACAGGGCATTGTAAGAGATTTTTGGAATATTCCAGCTTCAAAAATGGGCAACTTAGGCGCAGAGATTAGCTATATCCGTGACAGAATTGATGAGGATACCTTTGAGAGCATTAAAGCTGTCAGGGAAGTCGGTGATATTGGCGCCCACATGGAAAAGTCTGTGGACACCATAGTTGATGTTGAACCAGAAGAAGCCGCTTTGCTAATTGAACTGATAGAAACCCTTGTTTTGGATTGGTACGTTGCGAAACATCGAAGAGCCAATCGCAATAAACAACTCCAAGATACTGTTGCAGCTAAACGTAGTGCGAAGAAAGCCTCTAAAGTAAATATGAAACAGATCGAGGATCAGTCTGACAAATAA
- the lepA gene encoding translation elongation factor 4: protein MTALSHIRNFSIVAHIDHGKSTLADRLIQSTNTVAERDMKAQMLDSMDIERERGITIKAQTVRINYTAKNGEDYVLNLIDTPGHVDFAYEVSRSMRAVEGSLLVVDSTQGVEAQTLANVYHAIDANHEIVPIFNKIDLPASDVSRVAEQVEDVIGIDASGAIAVSAKTGEGIVETLEAIVHQLPAPKGDPDAPLRAMLVDSWYDSYLGVIVLVRIIDGKLRKGEKIKFISNGTLHHVERIGVFRPKMENVDELGPGEIGFLTASIKQVRDTRVGDTITHQKSEVTPLPGFKPAQPVVFCGLFPVDSALFEDLREAIDKLALNDASFSFEMESSAALGFGFRCGFLGLLHLEVIRDRIEREYDIDLITTAPSVVYHVHMRDGTMTELHNPADMPDMTLIDHIEEPRIKATILVPDEYLGDVLKLCQDRRGIQSDLTYAGSRALVVYDLPLNEVVFDFYDRLKSVTKGYASFDYSLMGYREDALVKMSVLVNDEPVDALSMMVHRDRAEVRGRAMVEKLKDLIPRHMFKIPIQAAIGGKVIARETLSAMRKDVTAKCYGGDASRKRKLLDKQKAGKKKMRQFGSVNIPQEAFISALKMDS, encoded by the coding sequence ATGACAGCACTATCACACATTCGCAATTTCTCCATCGTGGCGCATATTGACCATGGTAAATCGACACTGGCTGATCGTTTGATCCAGTCCACCAACACGGTGGCGGAACGCGATATGAAGGCGCAGATGCTCGATTCCATGGACATCGAACGCGAACGTGGCATCACCATCAAAGCCCAGACCGTGCGGATCAATTATACCGCCAAAAACGGCGAAGATTACGTGCTGAACCTGATCGACACCCCCGGTCACGTCGATTTCGCCTATGAGGTTTCGCGTTCGATGCGCGCTGTCGAAGGCTCGCTTTTGGTGGTGGACAGCACCCAAGGGGTTGAGGCGCAGACCCTCGCCAATGTCTATCACGCCATCGACGCAAACCACGAAATTGTCCCTATTTTCAACAAGATAGACCTGCCCGCGTCTGACGTTAGCCGTGTCGCCGAACAGGTCGAAGACGTCATTGGTATCGACGCATCCGGTGCCATCGCCGTGTCTGCCAAAACGGGTGAAGGCATCGTTGAAACGCTCGAAGCCATCGTGCACCAACTCCCCGCCCCCAAAGGCGACCCCGACGCCCCGCTCAGGGCAATGCTGGTGGATTCGTGGTACGACAGCTACCTCGGCGTGATCGTTCTGGTGCGCATCATCGACGGGAAATTGCGCAAGGGCGAGAAGATCAAATTTATCAGCAACGGCACACTTCACCACGTTGAACGCATCGGCGTCTTCCGCCCAAAAATGGAAAACGTTGACGAACTTGGCCCCGGCGAAATCGGCTTCCTCACGGCATCAATCAAACAGGTCCGCGACACCCGCGTCGGCGATACAATCACGCATCAAAAATCCGAAGTCACCCCACTCCCCGGCTTCAAACCTGCGCAACCTGTTGTTTTCTGTGGGTTATTTCCCGTTGATTCCGCCCTGTTCGAAGACCTGCGCGAAGCGATCGACAAACTCGCCCTCAACGACGCGTCCTTCTCATTTGAAATGGAATCCTCCGCAGCGCTTGGTTTTGGCTTTCGCTGCGGCTTTCTTGGTCTGCTGCACCTCGAGGTGATCCGCGACCGGATTGAACGCGAATATGACATCGACCTGATCACCACCGCGCCGTCCGTGGTGTACCACGTCCACATGCGCGACGGCACCATGACTGAACTGCACAATCCCGCCGATATGCCCGACATGACCCTTATTGATCACATCGAAGAACCGCGCATCAAGGCGACGATCCTTGTGCCCGATGAATACTTGGGCGACGTGCTAAAACTGTGCCAAGACCGCCGCGGCATCCAATCCGACCTGACCTATGCGGGGTCACGGGCGCTGGTCGTCTACGATCTGCCGCTGAACGAAGTGGTGTTCGACTTTTATGACCGCCTGAAATCCGTCACCAAAGGCTATGCGTCTTTTGACTACTCCCTCATGGGCTACCGCGAGGATGCGCTGGTCAAAATGTCGGTCCTCGTCAACGACGAACCGGTCGACGCGCTGTCGATGATGGTGCACCGCGACCGCGCAGAGGTCCGTGGCCGCGCCATGGTTGAAAAACTCAAAGACCTGATCCCGCGTCACATGTTCAAAATCCCTATCCAAGCGGCCATCGGCGGCAAAGTCATCGCCCGTGAGACCCTGTCGGCCATGCGCAAAGACGTCACTGCCAAATGTTATGGCGGCGATGCGTCAAGAAAACGTAAACTGCTCGACAAGCAGAAGGCGGGTAAGAAGAAGATGCGCCAGTTCGGGTCCGTGAATATTCCGCAGGAAGCGTTCATTTCCGCGCTTAAAATGGACAGCTAA
- a CDS encoding copper chaperone PCu(A)C yields the protein MSLKSTLIASLTALTLATPALAEIEIHDQYARSSNDMAGAAFMVIHNQADIDDRLLSVTSDAAQRVELHNHIEDDNGVMRMTHVQEGFVLPAGGELHLQRGSNHVMFMGLTAPFEQDDLITVTFVFENAGEISVEIPVDQDRMDHGAMEHGAMEHGAMEHGAMEHGAMDHGAMDHGDMDHGDMDHNDMDDGDDDMDDDDDDDDDDVDDDYDDDDDDDDDDD from the coding sequence ATGTCCCTTAAATCGACACTTATCGCCAGCCTCACAGCCCTCACACTCGCCACGCCCGCACTGGCTGAGATTGAAATCCACGACCAATATGCCCGCTCATCCAATGACATGGCGGGTGCTGCGTTTATGGTGATCCACAATCAGGCCGACATCGATGATCGCCTTCTCAGCGTGACTTCGGACGCGGCCCAGCGGGTCGAACTTCACAATCATATTGAAGACGACAACGGCGTGATGCGCATGACCCACGTGCAAGAAGGTTTTGTGCTGCCAGCGGGCGGTGAACTCCACCTACAAAGGGGCAGTAATCATGTCATGTTCATGGGCCTCACCGCGCCGTTTGAACAAGACGACCTTATCACCGTCACCTTTGTGTTTGAGAATGCAGGTGAAATAAGCGTCGAAATCCCCGTCGATCAGGATCGGATGGATCACGGCGCTATGGAACACGGCGCTATGGAACACGGCGCTATGGAACACGGCGCTATGGAACACGGCGCCATGGATCACGGCGCCATGGATCACGGCGATATGGATCATGGGGACATGGATCATAACGACATGGACGACGGTGACGACGACATGGACGACGATGACGATGACGACGATGACGACGTGGACGATGATTACGATGATGACGACGATGACGATGATGACGACGACTAA
- the rpmB gene encoding 50S ribosomal protein L28, giving the protein MSRRCELTGKGPMSGNNVSHAKNRTRRRFLPNLQDVSLMSESLGRSFKFRISNAALRTVDHRGGLDAFFAKSKDAELSPSALKVKKDIAKAATAEA; this is encoded by the coding sequence ATGTCGCGCCGTTGCGAATTGACAGGAAAAGGCCCGATGTCGGGCAACAACGTAAGCCACGCCAAGAACCGTACACGCCGTCGGTTTTTGCCGAACTTGCAGGACGTATCGTTGATGTCCGAATCCTTGGGCCGTAGCTTCAAGTTCCGGATTTCCAATGCAGCGCTGCGCACCGTTGACCACCGTGGTGGCCTTGATGCGTTCTTCGCAAAATCCAAAGACGCAGAACTTTCACCCTCCGCGTTGAAAGTCAAGAAAGACATCGCCAAGGCAGCAACCGCCGAAGCATAA
- the meaB gene encoding methylmalonyl Co-A mutase-associated GTPase MeaB, which translates to MDIQITADKIRAGERRALARAITLVESTRRDDRTRAADLLSALGTDHQALRIGLSGTPGVGKSTFIETFGKMLTGQGLRVAVLAVDPSSTRSGGSILGDKTRMDLLARDPLAFIRPSPSQTQLGGVARRTREAIALCEAAKFDVVLIETVGVGQSETAVAEMSDLFLLLLAPAGGDELQGVKRGIMETCDIILVNKADGDLKPQAMRTCADYASALRLMRKRAQDPPRDTHDFPKAMAVSALQEDGIDAAWGEIQTLASWRKDTGIWDARRASQSRFWFQEEVRAGLLSRLTSDKGVKAELAALEDDVAQGKFRPAQAAETAIAKLFPPAGSKHGDAPDETGDTG; encoded by the coding sequence ATGGATATCCAAATTACAGCAGATAAAATCCGTGCCGGTGAACGCCGCGCCTTGGCCCGCGCCATTACACTGGTTGAGAGCACACGGCGCGATGATCGCACGCGTGCGGCTGATTTGTTGTCCGCACTTGGCACGGATCATCAGGCGCTGCGCATCGGGCTGTCGGGCACGCCCGGGGTGGGGAAGTCGACGTTTATCGAAACCTTTGGCAAAATGCTGACAGGGCAGGGGTTGCGGGTTGCGGTTTTGGCAGTGGACCCCAGTTCAACACGGTCTGGGGGATCGATTTTAGGTGATAAAACCCGCATGGACTTGCTGGCACGCGACCCATTGGCGTTCATCCGTCCGTCGCCCAGCCAAACCCAACTGGGCGGCGTCGCGCGGCGCACCCGCGAAGCCATCGCGCTGTGTGAAGCCGCCAAATTTGATGTTGTGCTGATTGAAACCGTTGGCGTTGGGCAATCCGAAACCGCGGTCGCGGAAATGTCGGATTTGTTCTTGCTGCTGCTTGCCCCTGCGGGCGGTGATGAATTGCAGGGCGTCAAACGTGGGATCATGGAAACCTGTGATATCATTCTTGTGAACAAGGCCGATGGCGATCTAAAGCCGCAGGCCATGCGCACCTGTGCGGATTACGCCAGCGCGCTGCGCCTGATGCGCAAACGCGCCCAAGACCCGCCCCGTGATACCCATGATTTCCCTAAAGCGATGGCCGTTTCGGCGCTGCAAGAAGACGGAATAGACGCGGCATGGGGCGAAATCCAAACCCTCGCGTCGTGGCGCAAGGACACTGGCATTTGGGACGCACGACGCGCAAGCCAATCGCGGTTCTGGTTCCAAGAAGAAGTCCGCGCAGGTCTGCTGTCACGGCTGACGTCTGACAAAGGTGTGAAAGCCGAACTCGCCGCGTTGGAAGACGATGTCGCACAGGGCAAATTTCGCCCCGCCCAAGCCGCTGAGACGGCGATTGCCAAGCTTTTTCCACCAGCAGGCAGCAAACACGGCGATGCGCCTGATGAAACGGGTGATACGGGGTGA
- the hrpB gene encoding ATP-dependent helicase HrpB, which translates to MRDDLPIDDVLEELLAAVRARGCAVLQAPPGAGKTTRVPLALLQAGIVQGRIVMLEPRRLATRAAAERLAQQLGGAVGETVGYRMRGETKVSKATRIEVVTEGILTRMIQSDPELTGIGAVIFDEFHERSLNADLGLALTLEVREALRPDLVIMVMSATLDAGPVADLVGAPTVTSQGHAYAVEPRWLDRPLRKEDRFDAAAADLVAQAVGETQGGVLVFLPGEGEIRRVQGRLAGRLPNDCSVRPLFGALPFADQRAAIAPVTSGRKIVLATSIAETSLTIEDIRVVVDCGRSRRARFDPGSGMSRLVTERVTRAEATQRAGRAGRVAEGIAYKLWAKGEDGALAAFPPAEIEAADLTGLAVELAVWGSDGLPFLTDPPTGALAEARSLLNALGALNGGRITEHGRALARLPLHPRLGHMLVACGKAAAGLAALLSERDILQGAPADLSLRIKALAGERGGYSVRQGALARVKQEAKRLAKLAPVRAEQPSEVYAAMAYPDRIALRRSGDDPRYVLSGGKGAVMDGADALAGQRLLIVTDTDGNPREAKIRTALVISEADVRAVAGGQISVVQTCAWSKRSGKVLARSQEQLGAVVLSEVAWTDVPRDAVAFAMLDGVRALGFKFSAAADRFRARVELVRAVAPDLPDLSDAALMDRLNDWLLPYLQGVQTAAQWKSHDTLQALRAILTWDQMQRVDTEAPAQFTTPLGRHTPIDYSGEAPEITLRLQEMFGTTCHPTVAGRPLRVTFLSPGQKPIQTTMDVPGFWATSYGDVRKDMRGRYPRHPWPEDPTQADPTLRVKPRR; encoded by the coding sequence ATGAGGGACGATTTACCCATTGATGACGTACTTGAGGAGCTGCTGGCGGCGGTGCGCGCGCGCGGCTGCGCAGTTTTACAGGCACCACCAGGTGCGGGCAAGACGACGCGGGTGCCATTGGCGCTGTTGCAGGCGGGCATCGTGCAGGGCCGGATCGTGATGCTGGAACCACGCCGTTTGGCGACGCGCGCAGCAGCGGAACGGTTGGCACAGCAGCTTGGCGGGGCGGTGGGTGAAACTGTCGGTTACCGGATGCGCGGTGAGACGAAGGTGTCCAAGGCCACGCGGATTGAGGTTGTGACAGAGGGAATTTTGACTCGCATGATCCAGAGCGACCCGGAATTGACCGGCATCGGCGCGGTGATCTTTGATGAATTTCACGAACGGTCGTTGAACGCAGATCTAGGATTGGCGTTGACGCTGGAAGTGCGCGAAGCGCTGCGCCCCGATCTGGTGATTATGGTCATGTCCGCAACATTGGACGCGGGGCCCGTAGCTGACTTGGTTGGCGCACCCACAGTCACGTCGCAGGGGCATGCCTATGCCGTTGAACCACGCTGGCTGGACCGTCCGTTGCGCAAAGAAGATCGGTTTGACGCAGCGGCGGCGGATTTGGTGGCGCAGGCGGTTGGTGAAACCCAAGGCGGCGTATTGGTGTTTCTGCCCGGAGAGGGCGAAATCCGGCGGGTTCAGGGGCGGCTGGCAGGGAGATTGCCAAACGATTGTTCCGTGCGCCCGTTGTTTGGGGCGTTGCCGTTTGCCGACCAACGCGCCGCGATTGCCCCCGTCACGTCGGGGCGCAAGATCGTGCTGGCCACATCGATCGCGGAAACATCTCTCACGATCGAAGACATTCGTGTTGTGGTCGATTGTGGACGGTCCCGTCGTGCGCGGTTTGATCCCGGATCGGGCATGTCGCGGCTGGTGACGGAACGCGTGACCCGCGCCGAGGCCACACAGCGCGCAGGCCGCGCGGGGCGGGTCGCCGAAGGGATCGCCTATAAACTATGGGCCAAAGGCGAAGACGGCGCGTTGGCGGCGTTTCCACCCGCTGAGATTGAGGCGGCCGATCTAACAGGGCTGGCGGTTGAACTGGCGGTCTGGGGCAGCGATGGATTGCCGTTCCTGACCGACCCGCCAACAGGCGCACTGGCCGAGGCGCGCAGCCTGTTGAATGCTTTGGGGGCCCTCAACGGTGGGCGGATTACCGAGCACGGCCGCGCATTGGCACGGCTGCCACTGCATCCGCGTTTGGGCCATATGTTGGTGGCATGCGGCAAGGCGGCGGCAGGGCTTGCGGCATTGTTGTCAGAACGCGATATCCTGCAAGGCGCACCTGCGGATTTATCTTTGCGCATCAAAGCACTGGCAGGGGAACGCGGAGGGTATTCGGTGCGCCAAGGAGCGCTGGCCCGCGTCAAACAAGAGGCCAAGCGGTTGGCGAAACTTGCCCCTGTTCGGGCTGAACAACCGAGCGAAGTCTATGCGGCTATGGCCTACCCTGACCGCATCGCACTGCGGCGATCCGGCGATGACCCGCGCTACGTGCTGTCGGGCGGAAAAGGCGCTGTGATGGATGGCGCGGATGCCCTCGCGGGGCAGAGATTGTTGATCGTCACCGACACCGACGGCAACCCGCGAGAGGCCAAAATTCGCACGGCTCTGGTGATATCCGAAGCTGACGTGCGCGCGGTGGCGGGGGGGCAGATCAGTGTCGTGCAGACTTGTGCGTGGTCCAAACGCAGCGGCAAAGTGCTGGCGCGATCGCAGGAACAATTGGGCGCAGTGGTGCTGTCGGAGGTGGCATGGACGGACGTGCCAAGGGACGCGGTGGCGTTTGCCATGCTCGACGGGGTGCGCGCGCTGGGGTTCAAATTCAGCGCTGCCGCCGATCGGTTTCGCGCCCGTGTTGAACTGGTGCGCGCAGTTGCACCGGACTTGCCAGACCTGTCGGACGCAGCCCTTATGGACAGGCTCAACGACTGGCTTCTGCCTTACCTGCAAGGCGTGCAGACGGCGGCACAATGGAAATCCCACGACACTCTGCAAGCCTTGCGCGCGATCTTAACGTGGGACCAAATGCAGCGCGTGGATACTGAGGCCCCCGCACAGTTCACCACACCGTTGGGCCGCCACACACCGATTGATTACAGCGGTGAGGCGCCTGAAATCACACTGCGTCTGCAGGAAATGTTCGGAACCACCTGCCATCCGACCGTCGCGGGCCGCCCCCTGCGCGTGACATTCCTGTCCCCAGGACAAAAACCAATCCAGACAACCATGGACGTTCCCGGTTTCTGGGCCACATCTTACGGTGACGTGCGCAAAGACATGCGCGGTCGTTACCCGCGCCATCCGTGGCCCGAAGACCCGACGCAAGCCGACCCGACCTTGCGCGTAAAACCCCGCAGATAG